One window of Aerococcus tenax genomic DNA carries:
- the carB gene encoding carbamoyl-phosphate synthase large subunit, with product MTKRNDIKKIMVIGSGPIVIGQAAEFDYAGTQACLALREEGYEVVLVNSNPATIMTDREVADKVYMEPLTLEFLTQILHQEHPDALLPTLGGQTALNMAIELSQAGVLEDLEIELLGTDLKAINQAEDREQFKELMEELGEPIPESKIVHHVDEAIAFANEIGYPIIVRPAFTLGGTGGGLCDNEEELAEIAEHGLSLSPVHQCLIERSITGYKEIEYEVMRDSQDNALVVCNMENFDPVGIHTGDSIVFAPSQTLSDEDSQMLRDVSLKIIRALGIEGGCNVQLALDPHSANYYVIEVNPRVSRSSALASKATGYPIAKLAAKIAVGLTLDEMINPVTGSSYSMFEPALDYVVCKMPRFPFDKFEHADRHLGTQMKATGEVMAIGRNIEESLLKACRSLEIGVIHNEISDFADLDMDTLAERIKHPQDDRFFYLSEAVRRGVDIDLLNQWTGINPFFLDKLLVIAELEEELSQNVGDQYSLRKAKVKGFSDVKIAELWDWTPEEVRKYRLETGILPSYKMVDTCAGEFESQTPYFYSTYAEANESQVSDREKVIVLGSGPIRIGQGVEFDYATVHCVEALKHAGYEAIVINSNPETVSTDFSISDKLYFEPLSFEDVMNVIDLERPKGVIVQFGGQTAINLAWPLARAGVKLLGTQVEDIDRAEDRDLFEQLIHSLNIPQPNGKTVMNESEAVKAAKEIGYPVLVRPSYVIGGRAMEIVYSETELHKYIQSAVEVSEDHPVLIDDYLLGIECEVDVISDGEDAYVPGIMEHIERAGVHSGDSIAAYPPQNLSASVQATIIKYSQELAKSLHCVGLMNIQFIVQGEKVYVIEVNPRASRTVPFLSKVTNISMAQVATQLILGKKLGDLIDLSSPKEADGVYIKAPVFSFNKLAKVDSLLGPEMKSTGEVIGCGRSLEEALYKAFEASGLHLPQFGNILFTIDDLSKEEALTLANGFKCLGYEILTTTGTGQYFSNNGLKVKAVAKISSNEANSIPNLIENGKIQAIINTVGGQKEAGEDGQIIRQLAIEHNIPLFTTLDTALAMLKVLQSRSISTQAL from the coding sequence ATGACAAAACGTAATGATATTAAAAAAATAATGGTTATTGGTTCTGGCCCGATCGTGATTGGTCAGGCAGCGGAATTTGATTATGCAGGAACTCAAGCTTGCTTGGCTTTGCGCGAAGAAGGTTATGAAGTGGTCCTAGTAAACTCTAATCCAGCGACCATTATGACTGACCGCGAAGTAGCCGATAAGGTTTATATGGAACCGTTGACTTTAGAATTCTTAACTCAAATTCTGCACCAAGAACATCCTGATGCTCTCTTACCTACCCTAGGGGGGCAAACAGCCTTGAATATGGCTATTGAACTTTCCCAAGCTGGTGTTTTAGAGGACTTAGAAATCGAACTCTTGGGTACAGATTTAAAGGCAATTAACCAAGCTGAGGACCGGGAACAATTTAAGGAACTGATGGAAGAATTAGGTGAACCGATTCCTGAATCCAAAATCGTCCACCATGTCGATGAAGCTATCGCCTTTGCTAATGAAATTGGCTATCCGATAATTGTCCGTCCCGCCTTTACTCTAGGAGGAACTGGTGGGGGACTTTGTGACAATGAGGAAGAATTAGCGGAAATTGCTGAACATGGCTTATCCCTATCTCCGGTTCACCAATGTTTGATTGAACGTTCGATTACCGGCTACAAAGAAATTGAATACGAAGTGATGCGGGACAGCCAAGACAATGCCTTAGTAGTATGTAATATGGAAAATTTTGATCCGGTGGGTATCCATACTGGGGATTCCATTGTTTTTGCACCATCACAAACTCTTTCCGACGAGGATAGCCAAATGCTCAGAGATGTGAGCTTAAAAATTATTCGGGCCCTCGGGATTGAAGGTGGCTGTAATGTGCAATTAGCCTTAGATCCGCACTCAGCTAACTATTATGTGATTGAAGTTAACCCTCGGGTGTCACGGTCTTCAGCCTTGGCTTCTAAGGCTACTGGTTACCCTATTGCTAAACTAGCCGCTAAGATAGCTGTTGGTCTGACCCTCGATGAAATGATCAATCCAGTCACTGGTTCTTCCTATTCCATGTTTGAACCTGCTTTAGACTATGTGGTATGTAAGATGCCGCGCTTTCCTTTTGACAAGTTTGAACATGCTGATCGTCATCTGGGCACCCAAATGAAGGCAACTGGGGAGGTTATGGCGATTGGTAGAAATATCGAAGAAAGCCTGCTCAAGGCTTGCCGGTCATTAGAAATTGGCGTGATCCATAATGAAATTAGTGACTTTGCTGACTTAGATATGGATACCTTAGCTGAAAGAATCAAACATCCCCAAGATGATCGTTTCTTTTATTTATCTGAAGCGGTCCGCCGTGGGGTAGATATTGATTTGTTAAACCAATGGACTGGGATCAATCCTTTCTTCCTTGATAAGCTCTTAGTTATTGCGGAATTGGAAGAAGAATTAAGCCAAAATGTAGGGGATCAGTACAGCTTGCGCAAGGCCAAGGTAAAAGGCTTTTCCGATGTAAAAATCGCTGAACTATGGGACTGGACGCCAGAAGAAGTGAGAAAATATCGCCTTGAGACTGGCATTCTGCCAAGTTATAAAATGGTTGATACCTGTGCAGGGGAATTTGAATCGCAAACCCCATACTTCTATTCCACCTACGCAGAAGCCAACGAATCCCAAGTTTCTGACCGTGAAAAAGTCATTGTCTTAGGGTCGGGTCCTATTCGTATTGGTCAAGGGGTTGAATTTGACTATGCCACGGTCCACTGTGTTGAAGCGTTAAAACATGCAGGCTATGAAGCCATAGTTATTAATAGTAATCCAGAAACGGTCTCCACTGACTTTTCGATATCGGACAAATTATATTTTGAACCCTTAAGTTTTGAAGATGTGATGAATGTTATTGACTTAGAGCGGCCTAAAGGGGTTATTGTTCAGTTCGGTGGGCAAACAGCGATTAATCTGGCTTGGCCACTGGCTAGAGCTGGAGTGAAATTACTGGGAACTCAAGTAGAAGATATTGACCGCGCAGAAGATCGTGATCTTTTTGAACAATTGATTCATTCTTTAAATATTCCTCAGCCTAATGGGAAAACGGTAATGAATGAAAGTGAAGCGGTCAAGGCAGCCAAAGAAATTGGTTATCCTGTTTTAGTACGTCCTTCCTATGTCATTGGTGGTCGGGCTATGGAAATTGTCTATAGTGAAACTGAATTACATAAATATATACAAAGCGCTGTTGAAGTTAGTGAGGATCATCCTGTCTTAATCGACGATTACCTCCTCGGTATAGAGTGTGAAGTTGATGTGATCTCAGATGGTGAAGATGCTTATGTCCCAGGCATTATGGAACATATTGAACGCGCCGGAGTGCACTCGGGAGATTCCATTGCTGCCTATCCACCTCAAAACCTAAGTGCATCGGTGCAAGCAACCATCATTAAGTACAGTCAGGAATTAGCTAAATCCTTGCACTGCGTGGGCTTAATGAACATTCAATTTATCGTCCAAGGCGAGAAAGTCTATGTGATCGAAGTCAATCCAAGAGCCAGTCGGACGGTGCCATTCCTCTCTAAGGTAACTAATATTTCTATGGCTCAAGTCGCTACCCAATTAATTCTTGGTAAAAAACTTGGCGATTTGATCGATCTTAGTTCGCCAAAAGAAGCAGACGGGGTCTATATTAAGGCACCGGTCTTCTCCTTTAATAAATTGGCCAAAGTAGATAGTTTACTAGGTCCGGAAATGAAATCGACAGGTGAAGTCATTGGATGTGGTCGTAGTTTAGAAGAAGCTCTCTACAAGGCCTTTGAGGCTAGTGGCTTACACCTGCCACAGTTTGGAAACATTCTCTTCACCATTGATGATCTTTCGAAGGAAGAAGCCTTGACCCTGGCTAATGGCTTTAAGTGCTTAGGGTATGAAATTTTAACGACTACGGGTACTGGCCAATACTTTAGCAATAATGGTCTAAAAGTAAAAGCTGTGGCTAAAATAAGCAGTAATGAGGCAAATAGTATTCCTAATTTAATTGAAAATGGCAAGATTCAAGCCATTATCAATACTGTCGGTGGACAAAAAGAAGCTGGTGAGGATGGTCAAATTATTCGTCAATTAGCTATTGAACATAATATTCCACTGTTTACCACCTTAGATACTGCTTTAGCCATGCTGAAGGTACTACAAAGCCGCAGTATTTCAACTCAAGCGTTATAA
- a CDS encoding aspartate kinase, whose translation MKVVKFGGSSLANDKQIKKVKNIIASDKDRKIIIVSAPGKRFDGDIKVTDLLIELASQTLNGSVDTSQTYKEIVERYRDMAEALEIQEPVIDEIKKSLNDILNMDKSQPEYFIDALKASGEDNNAKLIAAYFRTCGLKASYINPGEAGLILSDEPGNAKVLAESYLNLAKLKERDEILVFPGFFGYTKEGKLVTFSRGGSDITGAIVANGVGASMYENFTDVDSIFVASPAHVHNPVGISNLTYREMRELSYAGFTVVHDEALYPAFAENIPVVVKNTNNPEAPGTMITEKKMTENKWPIAGIASHGGFASVYITKYMMNREVGFMRRVLSVFEEYDCSVEHVVSGIDDIDVIFKEEQLSAKELDELLLAIQTRTAADKVEKRENLCLLMIVGESMQSSIGITARATKALSQANINLEMINQGSSENSVMFGIKENKEAEAVRAIYDEFFDAKD comes from the coding sequence GTGAAAGTAGTAAAATTCGGTGGTAGCTCTCTAGCTAATGATAAGCAAATAAAAAAAGTGAAGAATATCATCGCCAGTGATAAGGACCGAAAAATTATTATTGTTTCTGCACCTGGAAAGCGTTTTGATGGGGATATAAAAGTGACCGATTTATTAATTGAGTTAGCCTCACAGACACTAAATGGCAGCGTGGATACCTCCCAAACCTATAAAGAAATCGTTGAAAGGTATCGCGATATGGCAGAAGCCTTAGAAATACAAGAGCCAGTCATTGATGAAATCAAAAAATCTTTAAATGACATCCTCAATATGGATAAAAGTCAACCGGAATACTTTATCGATGCCCTCAAAGCGAGTGGGGAAGATAATAACGCTAAATTAATCGCGGCCTATTTCAGAACTTGTGGCTTGAAAGCGAGTTACATTAACCCTGGTGAAGCGGGTCTGATTCTTAGCGATGAACCCGGCAATGCTAAGGTCTTAGCTGAATCCTATCTCAATTTAGCAAAATTAAAAGAACGTGATGAAATTTTAGTTTTTCCTGGCTTTTTTGGTTACACCAAAGAAGGTAAGTTAGTCACTTTTTCACGTGGTGGTAGCGACATTACCGGAGCTATCGTTGCCAATGGAGTGGGGGCCTCTATGTATGAGAACTTTACTGATGTTGATAGCATCTTTGTTGCTAGCCCGGCCCACGTTCACAACCCGGTTGGAATCAGCAATTTAACCTATCGAGAAATGCGTGAACTCTCCTATGCAGGCTTTACTGTGGTTCATGACGAGGCATTGTACCCTGCTTTTGCAGAAAACATTCCCGTCGTAGTCAAAAATACCAATAATCCAGAAGCCCCTGGGACAATGATTACGGAGAAAAAAATGACTGAAAATAAATGGCCAATTGCTGGTATCGCTAGCCATGGTGGATTTGCTTCTGTTTATATTACAAAATATATGATGAATCGCGAAGTGGGTTTTATGCGCCGAGTATTAAGCGTTTTTGAAGAATACGACTGTAGTGTAGAGCATGTGGTATCAGGGATTGATGATATTGACGTTATCTTTAAAGAAGAGCAACTTTCCGCAAAAGAATTAGATGAACTGCTTTTAGCGATTCAAACACGCACAGCAGCTGACAAGGTCGAAAAAAGAGAGAATCTTTGCCTCTTGATGATTGTTGGTGAGTCCATGCAATCAAGTATCGGGATTACCGCCCGGGCAACTAAGGCCCTCAGTCAAGCTAACATTAATTTAGAAATGATTAACCAAGGGTCTAGCGAAAACAGTGTGATGTTTGGCATCAAGGAAAATAAAGAAGCAGAAGCTGTACGGGCAATTTATGATGAATTTTTTGATGCAAAAGACTAA
- a CDS encoding carbamoyl phosphate synthase small subunit, which yields MTKKRLILEDGSVFEGEGFGYDKEVIGELVFNTGMSGYQESITDQSYAGQLLTFTYPLIGNYGINYDNYESLNPSCVGVIVHEWARRPSHWKSQMNLDTFLKQKKIPGLAGIDTRLLTKKIRKHGVMKAYLTSKEEPLSDLLAVLKNTELDQKLIQKVSTQAAYPIPGQGYRVIVMDFGLKHSILAELSKRNCQVTVVPYDTSLEEITALAPDGIVLSNGPGDPDDLPEALDTIRELEKRYPLFGICMGHQLFSKANGAKTYKMKFGHRGFNHAVRELATGQINFTSQNHGYAVSREDLPADLEITHEEINDHTVEGLRHKKYPAFSVQYHPDACPGPHDADYLFDSFLKLIEESKQTK from the coding sequence ATGACAAAAAAGAGATTAATTTTAGAAGATGGTAGTGTCTTCGAAGGAGAAGGCTTTGGTTACGATAAAGAGGTGATTGGTGAGCTGGTCTTTAATACGGGAATGTCTGGTTATCAAGAATCCATCACTGACCAATCTTACGCTGGTCAATTATTGACCTTTACTTATCCCTTAATTGGTAACTATGGGATTAATTATGATAACTATGAATCCTTAAATCCTTCATGTGTTGGTGTCATTGTTCATGAGTGGGCTAGACGTCCCAGTCATTGGAAGTCTCAAATGAATCTCGATACCTTCTTAAAACAGAAAAAAATTCCTGGCCTAGCTGGTATTGACACTCGTTTATTAACCAAGAAAATCCGCAAGCATGGGGTTATGAAAGCTTACTTAACCAGTAAAGAAGAACCCCTGAGTGATCTATTGGCAGTCCTAAAGAATACAGAACTTGATCAAAAATTGATTCAAAAAGTCTCCACCCAAGCGGCTTATCCGATTCCTGGTCAAGGTTACCGGGTAATCGTGATGGACTTTGGTTTAAAACACTCGATCTTAGCTGAATTATCCAAGCGCAATTGTCAGGTGACAGTGGTTCCATATGATACCAGCTTGGAGGAAATCACCGCCTTAGCGCCTGATGGAATTGTCTTATCCAATGGACCTGGTGACCCTGACGATTTGCCTGAAGCATTAGACACCATCCGTGAATTAGAGAAGCGTTATCCCTTATTTGGAATCTGCATGGGCCATCAACTGTTTTCAAAGGCAAATGGGGCCAAAACTTATAAGATGAAATTTGGTCACCGTGGTTTTAACCATGCCGTTAGGGAACTTGCGACTGGTCAAATTAACTTTACGAGTCAAAACCATGGTTATGCTGTCAGTCGAGAAGATCTACCAGCAGACTTAGAAATCACCCATGAAGAGATTAATGACCATACTGTCGAAGGGCTTCGTCACAAAAAGTACCCCGCCTTTTCGGTGCAATACCATCCCGATGCTTGCCCTGGCCCCCATGACGCTGACTATCTATTTGACAGCTTCTTAAAGTTAATCGAAGAAAGTAAACAAACAAAATAG
- the mreC gene encoding rod shape-determining protein MreC, with product MRQFFENKKLVVVLLSVISSLSLIAFSTFGQESLPQPMTWVNDFTAMVARLISTPTNSIMQFGDSVTNLQNTYQENQQLKKQLSTLQSLEAQNTILKEENKQMTNLLKLKPTLVGKTVIAASVISRAPENWLDKLTIDVGSNNGVKENMSVMTDSGLIGRVSEVGPTSAKVSLVTSDQEDAVEIAAGVQSDDGIFYGVIDQYDSSHNRLIVNQIPKEAKIKEGNLVTTSGLGGVSPEGLIIGKVAKMEDDEFALAKRVYVEPAANFNDIRHVFVIMSQRSEPDTENPNAAEEIPGAKHQAQASQAGASNHAN from the coding sequence TTGCGCCAATTTTTTGAAAATAAAAAACTTGTGGTTGTGCTATTGAGTGTTATTAGCTCGCTTAGCCTGATTGCTTTTTCCACCTTTGGACAGGAAAGTTTACCCCAACCCATGACCTGGGTGAATGACTTTACTGCAATGGTAGCTCGCCTGATATCGACCCCAACAAATTCCATCATGCAATTTGGCGATTCTGTGACTAATTTACAGAACACCTATCAGGAAAATCAGCAATTAAAAAAACAACTGTCCACTTTACAGAGCTTAGAAGCTCAAAATACGATTTTAAAAGAAGAAAATAAGCAAATGACCAATCTTTTAAAATTGAAACCGACCCTGGTTGGTAAGACAGTAATTGCAGCTTCAGTCATTTCCAGAGCTCCTGAGAATTGGTTAGATAAGTTGACTATTGATGTAGGTTCTAACAACGGGGTCAAGGAAAACATGTCAGTCATGACTGACTCAGGTCTCATTGGCCGGGTTTCTGAAGTTGGTCCAACTAGTGCAAAAGTGAGCTTAGTCACTTCAGACCAAGAAGATGCGGTGGAAATTGCTGCTGGTGTCCAATCGGATGATGGGATATTTTATGGGGTGATTGACCAATACGATTCAAGTCATAACCGCTTAATTGTCAATCAAATTCCTAAGGAAGCTAAAATAAAAGAGGGGAATCTGGTAACCACAAGTGGTCTGGGAGGCGTTTCTCCAGAAGGTTTAATCATTGGAAAAGTGGCTAAAATGGAAGATGATGAATTCGCCTTAGCTAAACGTGTCTATGTCGAGCCAGCAGCGAATTTCAATGATATCCGTCATGTCTTTGTGATTATGTCTCAAAGAAGTGAACCAGATACAGAAAACCCTAATGCGGCTGAAGAAATTCCAGGGGCCAAGCACCAAGCTCAAGCCAGCCAAGCTGGGGCAAGTAATCATGCAAATTAG
- the rpoD gene encoding RNA polymerase sigma factor RpoD encodes MSKTTDKQEKTLKQASQELLNEKKILGSILYTELSDKIAQPYSLNDEQMDQLIEKFEDGGVAVVDEDGGPTNRQLQNEALKMQEDDEESEKDIDQILDEEEKTKKKDKKDKKDTNKSTSSTSSKVKTNDPVRMYLKEIGRVDLLTADEEVALAKRIEAGDPVAKQELAEANLRLVVSIAKRYVGRGMSFLDLIQEGNMGLMKAVEKFDYTKGFKFSTYATWWIRQAITRSIADQARTIRIPVHMVETINKLVRIQRQLLQELGREPTPEEIGAEMDLPTEKVRNIMKISQEPVSLETPIGEEDDSHLGDFIEDNDAMQPDEYTNQELLKEQLNEVLDTLTDREENVLRLRFGLEDGQTKTLEQVGQQFGVTRERIRQIEAKALRKLRHPSRLKQLKDFLED; translated from the coding sequence TTGAGCAAAACGACCGACAAGCAGGAAAAAACTTTAAAACAAGCCAGTCAAGAATTACTTAATGAGAAGAAAATATTGGGCTCTATTTTATATACTGAGTTAAGTGATAAAATTGCTCAACCCTATTCTTTGAATGATGAACAAATGGATCAGCTTATTGAAAAATTTGAAGACGGTGGCGTAGCCGTTGTTGATGAAGATGGGGGCCCAACTAACCGTCAGTTACAAAACGAAGCGCTTAAGATGCAAGAAGACGATGAAGAATCTGAAAAAGATATTGATCAAATCTTAGATGAAGAAGAAAAAACTAAGAAGAAAGATAAAAAAGACAAAAAAGATACTAATAAGTCGACTTCTTCAACGAGTTCAAAGGTAAAAACCAATGATCCTGTACGTATGTATCTTAAAGAAATTGGCCGAGTAGACTTACTGACAGCTGATGAAGAGGTTGCCCTTGCCAAAAGAATTGAAGCCGGAGATCCAGTTGCCAAGCAAGAGCTGGCCGAAGCCAATCTCCGTTTAGTCGTGTCGATTGCTAAACGTTATGTCGGTAGAGGTATGTCATTTTTAGACCTGATCCAAGAAGGAAATATGGGCTTAATGAAGGCAGTAGAAAAATTTGATTATACCAAGGGTTTCAAATTTTCCACTTATGCCACTTGGTGGATTCGTCAAGCGATTACCCGTTCGATCGCTGACCAAGCCCGTACCATTCGTATACCGGTACATATGGTAGAGACTATTAATAAATTAGTCCGCATTCAACGGCAATTACTCCAAGAACTCGGTCGCGAACCCACGCCAGAAGAAATTGGTGCGGAAATGGACCTACCTACTGAAAAAGTGAGAAACATTATGAAAATCTCACAAGAACCAGTTTCCTTGGAAACCCCTATTGGTGAAGAAGATGATTCCCATCTTGGCGATTTTATTGAAGACAATGATGCCATGCAGCCAGATGAATATACTAATCAGGAATTGTTAAAAGAACAACTCAATGAAGTGCTGGATACTTTAACTGATCGGGAAGAAAATGTCTTACGTCTTCGTTTCGGTTTAGAAGATGGTCAAACTAAAACGTTAGAACAAGTCGGACAACAATTTGGGGTGACTCGAGAAAGAATCCGTCAAATTGAAGCCAAGGCCTTACGTAAATTACGCCACCCAAGTCGTCTCAAACAATTAAAAGATTTTCTAGAAGACTAA
- a CDS encoding amino acid ABC transporter ATP-binding protein, whose protein sequence is MAQAKVVIQNLKKSFDDNEVLKDINLEISEGEVVCIIGPSGSGKSTLLRCINRLETIDGGSVVVDGIDMSDESIDIDKARENIGMVFQQFNLFPHMTVKENITLAPLQLNKLSQEEADRKALELLDSVGLKEKADAYPNSLSGGQKQRVAIARALAMDPDLMLFDEPTSALDPEMVGDVLEVMKDLARQGMTMVIVTHEMGFAKEVSDRTLFMDGGYIVESGKPEDLFNHPQHQRTQDFLEKVL, encoded by the coding sequence ATGGCTCAAGCAAAAGTAGTGATTCAAAACCTAAAGAAGAGTTTTGATGATAATGAAGTTCTCAAAGATATCAACTTAGAAATCAGCGAAGGTGAAGTGGTCTGCATCATCGGTCCTTCGGGTTCAGGGAAATCTACTTTATTGCGATGCATTAATCGTTTAGAGACGATTGATGGGGGTAGTGTGGTAGTCGATGGTATTGATATGTCTGATGAAAGTATCGATATCGACAAGGCGCGTGAAAATATCGGAATGGTTTTCCAACAATTTAACCTATTTCCGCATATGACTGTTAAAGAAAATATTACTCTAGCACCCCTCCAATTAAATAAATTAAGTCAAGAAGAAGCTGACCGAAAAGCCCTTGAATTATTAGATAGTGTCGGCCTTAAAGAAAAGGCTGACGCCTATCCTAATTCCTTATCTGGTGGTCAAAAACAACGGGTAGCCATTGCTCGGGCCTTGGCTATGGATCCTGACTTAATGTTATTTGACGAACCTACCTCAGCCTTGGACCCAGAAATGGTTGGTGACGTGTTAGAAGTCATGAAAGATCTTGCTAGACAAGGGATGACCATGGTAATTGTGACCCATGAAATGGGCTTTGCTAAAGAAGTGTCTGACCGTACCTTGTTTATGGATGGTGGTTACATTGTCGAGTCAGGTAAACCAGAAGACCTATTCAATCATCCCCAACATCAACGGACCCAAGATTTCTTAGAAAAGGTACTCTAA
- a CDS encoding amino acid ABC transporter permease has product MIQKILPSLWSGFKLTLVLFALVLILSLPLGFLIAIMRVFSPKLIQWLIEGYVFIMRGSPLMLQLMMVFFGLPYLGINLDRFTAALIAFVINYAAYFAEIFRGGITSVPQGQYESIKVLGIGWQRGFRRIILPQVMKITLPSVGNEVIALVKDTSLVYVIGLGELLRAGSIAANTYATIIPYLVCGVFYLIFTAFVTLALRRIEYRVSW; this is encoded by the coding sequence ATTATTCAAAAAATACTTCCCTCCCTGTGGAGTGGTTTTAAACTTACCCTTGTCTTATTTGCCTTGGTACTGATACTTAGTCTCCCATTAGGTTTTCTTATCGCCATTATGCGCGTCTTTAGTCCCAAGCTGATTCAATGGTTAATTGAAGGCTATGTCTTTATTATGCGAGGGAGTCCGCTCATGTTACAACTGATGATGGTTTTCTTCGGCCTACCGTATTTAGGAATTAATTTGGATCGCTTTACCGCAGCCCTTATTGCCTTTGTGATTAATTATGCCGCTTATTTTGCGGAAATTTTTCGGGGTGGGATTACTTCCGTACCCCAAGGACAATATGAAAGTATCAAAGTCTTAGGGATTGGCTGGCAAAGAGGATTTCGTCGCATCATTTTACCCCAAGTGATGAAAATAACCCTACCATCTGTCGGTAATGAAGTGATTGCCTTAGTTAAGGATACTTCATTAGTCTATGTGATTGGCCTTGGAGAATTGTTACGGGCTGGTTCGATTGCTGCTAACACCTATGCAACCATTATTCCTTATCTGGTTTGTGGGGTGTTCTATTTAATCTTCACTGCCTTTGTGACCCTTGCCTTGCGTAGAATCGAATATCGGGTGAGCTGGTAG
- a CDS encoding amino acid ABC transporter ATP-binding protein: protein MALIVSNLKKAYNGNMVIDQFNCRIDPGEIVILLGPSGTGKTTFMRLINNLEKCDQGNIAIGDRVLCQETSQGVQYSDKASQRRYQNAIGMVFQNYQLFPNFTVLDNVLEAPIAQKLAPKSDLLDQAMFLLDSVGLKDKANAYPSTLSGGQKQRVAIARAMMLSPEIICFDEPTSALDRESANQVGKLVQAIAKQGKGILVVTHDTQFGQDFGTRIVSSEEFK, encoded by the coding sequence ATGGCCTTAATAGTTTCTAATTTAAAAAAAGCTTACAACGGTAATATGGTGATTGATCAATTCAACTGCCGGATTGATCCAGGAGAAATTGTTATTTTACTGGGCCCATCCGGAACCGGGAAAACGACATTTATGCGTTTGATCAATAACTTAGAAAAATGTGACCAAGGGAATATCGCCATTGGGGACCGGGTCCTCTGCCAAGAGACTTCCCAAGGGGTTCAATACAGTGATAAGGCCAGTCAACGCCGTTATCAAAACGCTATTGGTATGGTCTTTCAAAATTACCAATTGTTTCCTAATTTTACAGTATTAGACAATGTCTTAGAAGCACCTATCGCGCAAAAGTTAGCACCAAAGTCCGACTTGCTCGATCAGGCCATGTTTTTACTAGATAGCGTGGGCCTAAAAGATAAGGCCAATGCCTATCCATCTACCCTTTCAGGAGGGCAGAAGCAAAGGGTTGCTATTGCTAGAGCCATGATGCTGTCACCAGAGATCATTTGTTTTGATGAACCGACTTCAGCCCTTGACCGCGAGTCCGCTAATCAGGTAGGAAAGTTAGTTCAAGCTATTGCTAAACAAGGGAAGGGCATTTTAGTGGTTACCCATGATACCCAATTTGGCCAAGATTTTGGTACTCGGATTGTTTCTTCTGAAGAATTTAAATAA
- the mreD gene encoding rod shape-determining protein MreD → MFDYIRYHLTLPVFLIFVFLLDGALVNVLLASVDTYAYQIIPSLLLISLTLIPLYYDQPRTIYLMAFIIGFLYDSYYNGILGINLFLFPAVVYLSYQVKNRFPLNFYSIWVWAVIMYLLYHNVIYWLYRILRIHGDTYLKFLASFLGPSLLFNSLVIFLLNLIIYRLVNWVKG, encoded by the coding sequence ATGTTTGATTATATACGCTATCATTTAACCCTTCCCGTTTTCTTAATTTTTGTTTTCTTACTGGATGGCGCTTTAGTCAATGTCTTACTAGCCAGTGTTGATACCTACGCTTATCAAATTATTCCCAGTCTTTTACTGATTAGCTTAACCCTGATTCCCTTATACTATGACCAGCCAAGAACGATTTACTTGATGGCTTTTATTATTGGTTTTCTATATGATTCATACTATAATGGAATTCTAGGGATTAATTTATTTCTGTTCCCAGCAGTCGTTTACTTATCCTACCAGGTAAAAAATCGCTTTCCCTTGAATTTTTATAGCATTTGGGTCTGGGCTGTGATCATGTATCTTTTATATCACAATGTGATTTATTGGCTCTATCGGATTTTACGTATTCACGGGGACACTTATCTTAAGTTCTTAGCTAGCTTTTTAGGGCCCTCCCTATTATTTAATAGTTTAGTGATTTTTCTGCTCAACCTGATTATTTATCGCTTAGTAAATTGGGTTAAGGGCTGA